ttttgtaatttttgaaCGGCTTGTTCCGTTGGAGTTTCAGTTTTAGATGGTTTTTCAACTGTTTTTTGATCTACTTCTTGTAAatcttacttttttttttcttgtaagTTTTTGCAAGTTGGATTTTGATCAATGAGTAAGCAATCTAATGATGTTCTAAAGGTTTCTTCTTCGAGTATGTTGCATAATGattcttgtttttttctttttttgccCATAATTCGTTCTTTTCTGTAACAACCTTTAATGAGGCTTACTTTTTcctgaaaataaatatttctccCATTAATCCAATTGTTATATTCGTTACATTTCTTTAAATACTCCTCATTACACGTCTTTATGGTTCCAGGTTTTAACTGTCTTATTTCATTAAGatatgtatttcttttttcacaaaaatcttcttcatcatattttaattctaaaattttcatatcaTTTTCTTCCAGAACAACAGGACATtctttatgtatattaatctTTTCATAGTAAGATTGTACCCACTTTTTTAATGCCCCTTCCCATGTATCTTTAAAACGGCTATAATATGATGGAGGAGACTTATTTTCAATTAGATATTTACTCAAATTTCTACATACATTTCTAAATGCTTCTTTGTCACTCTTATTTACCTCAgtagttttcttttttatattttgtataattttttggaaatatatatcactATAGTATGTCAAAAATCCATAACCTCGAACATTCAATTTCTAGATTCAAAACAATTATTcaagaattaatttttgtgtTATTTATGTTAACAGTTGttttagaataaataaataatttattaatataaaaaaataaaaaattattaccgAAGAAAAACAATTATCCATGATGGATTTACATTAATACTCTAGCGTATGATAAATAATACTCTgaaggaaaaatatgaatttatatattttatttatcaatatcgttattttaaatttatatttctcaacaaaaataaattataatattataatatacataagaATTTACATATGAACTATAAAGTAATAGAATACattagtatttattttatgtgcttcataatttcatttaccttatgtaaatatattacaaatggAGATGAATcctaaacatattttaatattaattcagaattatgtatatatgattatgtaaaaataatattccttatataaggaaaaagtCACAATATTAATCACAAAAAAACGTATATAAGTTACATCAacaagtaatataaaatttattccgtaaaaataacattaattaCCGTTTCCTTATTTCTGTTATTagaaacacatatatatatatatagatattattacttataataatataaataattcctTTTGTTCTTAggttttaattaaaataaataatatataaagcaGTACATTATTAGTAATGATAGTATgtccttattttattttatttttttatttattgttgaTATATGTCATtatattgctattattattttgttaattttttttatatttactatattGTATGTGCCTATTAAAACTTTTATATGAGCTCATACATCTATACAAACGCTTAATTAATTAGAGGTGTATTAtagtattaaataattataaaaagatttgcatacttatttaaaatataaaaatatattaaaaaaaaattatagtaaaatCATTTATGCAAtatagtttaaaaaaatataaaataaattatagttCCTAAATAAGGAATAATAAGATAGTAACTGAAcctaaaaagaataatattttatattagatAAAACAAAGAATATTAAATCTTTGTAATTGTTTTTCTGTAATAATTGatagatatattataataggtaaattaaaaatatattacatctttttttgtttgtttatatatataactaaagtaaaataacttttttataatgataaatatttatttagcgtacaaaataaaaaagatcttgtgttatttaaaatactGCTTAAGAcgtaaaatatgaaatgttATTAAAGAACAAGTTAAACTCATAAACAAGGAAATAGGTTATTATAgtgtaaattatatatattatttcttattttaatattacttttgaaatatatacatacgaaGCAGTGAATGGtcagaaaattaaaaaaatatatatattaataataaatatttgtaattaattatttcacGTATAAAATTACGTTGTTAtggttatttttaataattatgttattttaaagaGTTTTAtcttaatgtatttttattttttaatttatttatgtaaaatatatttgttcgttctgatttttttattttagtcccttatataatatttatttttttttttttaaatatattgctTAATAACAATGTACAATAGATTACAAATACAATTAATTAATCATGTTTTAAAGtatattgtatttatatttatgtttttgaatatatcatataaatatatgtaaatataatatatatcatgaatatatttttgtcgATTAATATGTGGTAACGAGTAAGAAACATATGATTATCTGAAATATTCGATATCATTTGAATAAAAACTAAATAAATTTAGTTTTAggatttttattaaaaatatttcttttctttttttattattttctaaatttattgatatatttttttttcattgttaatgtattttttattattatttttttttaataaatcatcagaatttttgtataatactacaatttatacattacatttatttaaatataatacaagcttaatataaattcatatgaattaataagttttctttcattttattatgaatattatatttagacttttatttaaaagataatgCTTAACTTAAgaatagatatatttttatgtaaatcaTTAACATAACATAAGCTAGTAATAATGctatatgcataaaaattatttcagcatgaagttaaaaaaatatgtagaagtaaatacatttacaatgatgcattttattaaataacgtattataattttttcttatttaatatgtacaacaacagaacaaaaaaactgtggtatatataattataaagagGCACTTaagtatttaaatttatatttcatgtTATCGAACAAGAATTCttaattattaacataattttatagtttaaaaagttttaaataataatttatctaaaatataaaataaaaaatttcactttgatgataataatgtcttaattttactaatattcttttatttacacAGATATGTACATAGTCGTATCATATTATTaagagaatatattttaatatatattttcacgATTAAAgtgataaaattatatttatgaatattatggtaatatataatacgtactattatttttatgttttaatcGGTACCATTTCATCTTATAGGATTAAATAAGATCGTTCTATGTATAAgttattctttataaaatactATTGTTAAAGTATTCATCATACAATAATTGAGGTCactaatatataacattatttataatttaataatcatactataaaaattattatatgtgtattaatccaaaattaatatttaacatactgttaatattaagtttttttatttaattttaattaatattctcCTTATATATTGCATTTATTGATTATGTTATGTTTAATGAATTATTGATTTGTACTTTTTGCTACTTGTTCTTTACATATATTGAATGGATGGATTTCATATTAGAAATATCATCTATGCTAAgtatgttaatattaatgCGTAATTTGAATATTGGTTATCTaatcaaaattaatttttttttatatttatgtgtctTTATTActcataatttttcttatatatttgtcttttaatttcatatattgctttttttttttaccttgttaaactttttacatatatctttatatatgaatcTTTTATAGTTGTATGAAATTAATACTTATTTACTATTGCATAtgtagtattattattaaaataaattgttataacccatttttttattttcagtATGCATTTCAGTTAAGTtgttcaaaattttatattatatgtacaaatacacatattactgaacatatataaattaaattttatagaatgtattttttatcatacgAGCTACCGGCCAAATATGTTTGATCTATTTCAGATCCATTCATCATTATGGGAACATTTTGtccatatacatatttttattttttcttattgaaGACATTAACAGAATCCAAATAAActagtattaatataaattatatgtatatataattaaaacactATTTCTCCAAAAATTTCCTGTCTTCATAGATTACAGGGGTAGTGGAATggtattctcttttttagcTAGAATAACTTATAGTgctataaaaaagaaaatatatgaaaagtaatgaattaaatgataatataatcatTGGACATTAtaagataaattattaaaaggtAGTAGTAGAAGATGATTATGCTTGCGTGTTTAACTGTTCTagtgaatattttataataatcgAGATTCATTATAGTTGAATAGATTCACTTAATATAATCAGAAATTTTAAGAATGGTACAATTATGcacttaataatataatttttatcaattcttcattaatttttaaaatttttcacctaaatgaaaatattagatattttttgtatcacacatacatttatatgattaatatataaacgttcatatttttaggTTGTATGTTAAGagtgtatttattatttttactattaaattttattagaCCTAGTagaacatataattattatgtaaaattataaaatagtaaacattacaaatatttttattttgtataaaagaaaaaacttaAGCTACTCTATGTGAATTATGATGAAACCATATAAACCGTGGATTAAATTCTATAATTATTGAACATTCAAAAAAGATATCATGTTTTTTGTagatattgtattatatatcttgCACAggaatgtaaataatataattaaatttcatgttattatatatttaacttattttatttgtatgaattaaatattaattatattatttattaaatgtgaaaaatacataatacgAAAATTACGCTAACTTTACTgagcaatatatatataacagaaCAATTTATCCATgataaatatacttaataaggagaaaaataaaaattttacaagtaaattaaaatattagttcattattttctaacATAAGAGaggtataaataaatgtgaaaaataaagatatattttccaAGAAGACCCAGAAAAAAGCTTAAAAATCACCAATATTTCTTGAACAgaaaaatactatttttaaataattgcTTGGAAGGATATCATTATGTAATATCCTTATTTTtcgaaaattattttatacgaTATATACTtggattattatatatttttaaaatcggtaaaattatattatgtaaagaaacattaaatgatattaaaaaaatgggaCAATAAAATTTGCGAAAAACCTAAAAGAGactaaataaaagaattaataagtGTTGTTacgataataatatatacattaaaggaataaatatatattaactataatttttataatttaaaaatggcgttttaaatttaggaaattttttctctatttcaATTTTCAACTTATTAACTTGCAGGCTAAGACtttttaataagaataatttgaaattatatattagattattacaataaatatttatgaatatgatatttttataattctcaTATACACTTTAGCTCTTgagaaaataaacaattGGGGTAAAATACGTTTTTTCcattaaaagtatttttaataaaatgttatttttttatatatttatatagattTATTATGATTTACTGTTAAAATACATTACAAGCATTGcgtattttaaaatgaataaaaacaaaataataaatttatttgaaaatcatacatagaaaaattattaaactatactttttagtaaattatattgttattcttAATGATTTGTTacaaatcatttttattctgtatattatttgtaaatttatttcatatatgtttccaaattaattaaattatttgtactATATTAATGCttattatatctttaatctccttttttttttttttttttttttttttttgattatattaatattctttCTAAATGTttagaattaattaaaaataattaagtagttagatataaatagttttcacttagaaataatgatatatatttattttaattaaatctaTAACATTCAAAAGTTttcgaaaaaataaaaaaattagaccttatttaactttatatattttttcagaaATTAGGTATTTCCATATATACTCGATTCTTTAAGCATGGTCTAGAATATAAAAGATCGTATTTCCTttttgcataaatatattatgctgatatattaacatattacaaaatattatgtaaaatatagttatcctcatttattattactgtttttgtgttgttataattaatatttttttacaaataatttctttcaaaatatcatgttaataaaattataatttttaatgacAAGATATTCATAACATTACTTATAGCTTTGGAGTAtgaaataatgtattttatatgtatactataCGATCTATATGGTATATAAATTCCGTATTTCCTTATAATATGGAAATActcttttttcataatatattctgaatgaaattaataataaacattatTTAGTTAAACTACTCTgctaaataattaaaatatatattttgaatatttttatataaattaaaattatttaatttagatgaaagttatttttttttaataaacactataaagttaaaaattatataatacctttataatatttttttttgtatatcgatgttataaaatactctacaattatataaattttattaagtagatagaaaaaaaaaaaaaaaaatagaattaaataaCTACTATAATATCCTTTTCCTTTAAGAGGTTATAGTATAACTTCTTACGAATCttttactaaatattttaaaataattaaagaacagaacatgaaaaaaagcattatgattttctcatttattaaaattgttgtACTTATCTTTTTAATGTGGATACCGCATTTAAGTAATCATGTGgtatgataaaattatttaagaatatttttgttatttatatttttcattttatatttttatgaataccattttcatcattatattatttattcattaaataactattattaattttggaTTTTTAGATTACGTTTAACAAATACCTAGGCAAAAAGTACACGCTTGCTATAAAATTAGACGACAGAATATATCGAttactagcaaaatataaaaaggataagGATTCAAAAGTTGCAATGTTAAGAGAtgatatatcaaataatgGAATGGATAAGAATAAGTATATATCTAATACTGAAAAGGAGTGcacagaaaaaaagaaagaattatatagaagttcattaaataattatgatggACACAAACAAGATATGaacaataaatattctaaatttgtgacaaaaaaatacagtcatcttgaaaaaaaaatattcaaagagcTGGATTTTGtagattttcttaaaagAAACAAGAATATTAGTGATAAgacttacaaaaaaataatgcgtaaaaaattatcattacgATTAGGATCacctttattattgtttttgttGTTATTAACTCTACTCATAGTAGATATATCTTTGTGTTCATCTGGAGGAAATGGATTTTTGGAGCTATTAAATTTAGAAACGACTTTAAGTTCCTGGAAGGACACTTTGAAGACATATTTTGGGTGGTTGTTGACTGGTGCAAGTAGATCTAATGGTGTATTAGGagatttatttaatattgtattatatgttattccttttttaatattaggtGTTACACTTATATCGTACGttttttattaccataaaaaagctaaaaaatatgaaaaaattaagttcagtaaaaagtgaaatgaataataaaaaaaatgtttttctaCGTCACATATCTTTCAATATGATTTAATATCTACAATATAGTtagttatatgtataataaatatatagttaatTTTAGAAACTTTATACAAGCAATTACATATTAACGCCTTTTCTAATTcccataaattaaaatatgtgttctcaatttttttatgaatttgaatgttttaacatttttaaatttgtatattgaattattatattaacttaataatatattactacttataatatatatttgtttatttaaatagaTTTCTATGAAGAATATATTCTTGTAccataaaatgaaaacataacagtataatttatataatattattagaatGTTTTGTTTAGTTATAtccaaaataataaaaattttgcttACTCTTTTTTATCTTGTCATAGCCGAAAATTACtatcttttaatataattaaaaaatataagattagatttaatttaacaataaatgtgtcttttattgtatttaataaaataaagtgagTATATATAGTTCcactgatatatatatatatttactaaaaaaaaacttaatatttattttgtaatatatgtcTTTGAGATATATGCTATTCCTATTTTCcctaaaaatttaataaaacatgtttaattttatttttttgaaagacATAAAAGgggaattattaatatataataaagtgAGGTTCATTTTATGCATGGATTATTTATAAGAGTTAACTAATTTCGGAACTCCAAATCCTTACAGTTTAATGAAAagttatgaatatttataattttattatttttcataattgtagtattatttctattttgaaaaaatgaactaatagtaaattttattgaatatatatagataaatataatacatataattcgtattttttgtatcattcaaatatttaattaacgaattaaatttaatcaCATAATAATAGGTAATATGTACAAATCCTTTTTATTCTTCCcccaaatatatgtaatattctataaatgttttatatttctacaaagatataaattatcatttcattaattaaattaaatatgtattttatacaaCCATTTCATTAACAttaagaatttatttttatatttgtccTATCTTTTATGGAATtacacaaataaattatgtaaatactaatattatttaaggttctatgcatatgtatagtTTACTTTTACTATAACTAATTTactaatatttataactattatttttttaataaggtAAGAGTAACATTAtcgaattatattttttttcatataattctttaatataGATTTGGAATTCAggctatatataaaaaatagtctAGATTTATTAATGGAATTTTAGTTTTAGTAGAAACCGCATATAAGGGATTATTAGATTTATGCGAATTATGATGTTCCAGGAAATCAGAGTATTTctgcatttattatttaattattacaattaagTAATTGTTGATTTagttatgttttaaatatattacataaaaaattttgatataataaatttgcacattattattatcatcgtTAAACaggtaaaagtaaaaaataaaaaaaatcatgataaataaatattccaaTGAATTTTTGaggatgtaaaaaaaattaaagtgttctattaattgtattaaatggaacttacattttattataatatatttgatagTACAATTTTTCTACTGTTTACTTTATCAGTTTTTATGCTTTAACTTATTTAtacgtaaaaatttttttttaattaggTAACATTTTTGTTGTTGAAATGATAAATGTTTGTAAGGAATACAAGAGGTTTTCATTAAGAATGTAaacatatgaacatatacattagtggaataaaaatatatttatttcattttacgAAACTTGATTTagtaattcaaaaaaaacattttaattgtaataatttactttttgtttttttttttttatgtaattataattttttgcttataatggatttttaatttttaattgtgtaaaaatgtagaaaGTGTAACAATAACATGTTACAAAATCATTTTCTTGTcataagaaatttttatgttatgtaaaaatattaattgtttATGTTTCTCCTTAAGAATATGTTTTCAatagtatttatttaaacagaatagtatattatgaattcttttataattttttcaataggaaaaatagtatattattcatattctaaaattttctttaacaaacttttatataacttaaatttgtatttaacATGTCgagatttatttataatattatatgattatttttatttgcacatattattatttagtatcatagaatataatattctttttatttattatattaaaaagcagtaattataattaatatacataatgcacttattttttattttctatgatgcataaaaataatgcacaaaaattatgtattaatttaagGCTATTTTTAATCTAGaataatactatattttaaaggaaaattataCTTGGaaatctaaaaaataaaagggtaatttaagaaataaataaaaaatataataaaaaattaaaaaacacgGGGAAAtgtatttacaattttatttttggaaagcaaaaatatatattattgtacaaaaaaaaaaataataaaaacttaatatacatatatggtTTAAATGCAAATGAATATCTTTTTAACATTTCActcaataatattatatttttatttaatattataatataaaaatatatttcgttttttttataattatgaatgTTTATTGTGTTCTCAATTAATAGCGTTATTATATTCTAAGCTCAGAAGCTAAAAGACGAACAACTATTactaatatacatttatgtaaatttaaaaatttatttcagagtttacaaaacaaatataatatatgttgctatatatttttaatttttatatatttatattcaaatttttttttattttatttaataaatatatattaaaacttaatgggtaaataatataaatatgaatgtttatatatcattttattatgataattgttattaatagagctttataaaaattttattcttatgaaggtgtattatattattacttaatataaaaaattagacaTCAATTTATATTGTCACCACTCTTAGAaaagtattttaaattatttgaattcatataaacatataacgAATACCATATAGAGAAAAATGTTAACTATTTTGATAACTTATTAAGATTGTTGTTTTTGGAATGAATGATGCTTTAATaaactatataaaaagattacaaaaattttaaggaaatacataatacgaataataaagattgtaaatatacttattctcctttaaaaataataatgaattcaggaagaggaagaatataattatatatatttgaaaaatcatttaatatatattttcataattattaagaatttaggtaattttgaaataactgttacatatatatttatattatataatatatattatcaagATTATGCACTTATTTACATCtgaaattgtatttttttattttgaaaatatatattaattattgtattttgttttaaaaatgaacttATTTagcttttatttatgtaattttttattcagaataattcataatatcATGGTACAatcgtatatatattgatataaattgtgaaaataaataatattatataaatacaattgAAATATACAACAACgtaatattttaagtttccaatatttaaaag
This region of Plasmodium malariae genome assembly, contig: PmUG01_00_37, whole genome shotgun sequence genomic DNA includes:
- the PmUG01_00063000 gene encoding fam-l protein — encoded protein: MKKSIMIFSFIKIVVLIFLMWIPHLSNHVITFNKYLGKKYTLAIKLDDRIYRLLAKYKKDKDSKVAMLRDDISNNGMDKNKYISNTEKECTEKKKELYRSSLNNYDGHKQDMNNKYSKFVTKKYSHLEKKIFKELDFVDFLKRNKNISDKTYKKIMRKKLSLRLGSPLLLFLLLLTLLIVDISLCSSGGNGFLELLNLETTLSSWKDTLKTYFGWLLTGASRSNGVLGDLFNIVLYVIPFLILGVTLISYVFYYHKKAKKYEKIKFSKK